AACTCTGTGACATCCCACCTGTCCAGGTCAAAATATGCACCGGACTTTCTCCTGCCAACATCCTCACCCAGCAGATTAGAATTAAAATATAACCTGTCGATCTCACCCTCATTACCTGCTATCATCATTGTCCACAGGGTGGCATTTGTTGTCCCTTCCGGGATATCACCCTGGAATATTACCTCAGCATGGTCAATTTTGGACGTTTGGGAGAGGGCATGGTTCCCTTCGGCAATCCAGAACCGGGTTTGTGGCATAGTAGTATCATTATACACTGCCACCAGGACAATGCTGTACGGCGCACCGTTTGTGTTATGATAGGTTACTGATACAGTGTTCATCCCAGGTGACAATTCATCGGTGACATTTAAGACATAATCGCAAATCCCCCATGCGGCCACATAGTCAGGTTCGCTTGACCTGCCCAGGCTTTTTCCATTGATGCTGACCTCGATCCAGTCGCCTTCGTTATAATTCCACACAGGTACATACAGGCGGGCATATTCAATGTTACCGGGCAGGTCAAAGTATTCCACATAAGGGTCTTCATAAGTCAGCCCGTGACCGCCACCCACGTAAACCCCGCCATGGATTCTGCCTTCGGCTATGACATACAGTGGCGTGCCATCACCCCGCCATTCACCGGCAGAGGCAAGGGGTACCAGCAACAAGATAGAAATGAAAAGAGCGATTTCCTTCATATTATATCCCCGGCACTGTGCCGCCATAACCTATAAAACTAAGATATAATCCGGTACTCATGAATATAAAGATATATGAGAGAAAAATATAATCAGCCCTACCCAGTTTTAGTTCATTTAGATATGTCCTGTTCTTTGTTGCCCTGAAGGCCCTTGAATCGG
The ANME-2 cluster archaeon DNA segment above includes these coding regions:
- a CDS encoding DUF3344 domain-containing protein, with protein sequence MKEIALFISILLLVPLASAGEWRGDGTPLYVIAEGRIHGGVYVGGGHGLTYEDPYVEYFDLPGNIEYARLYVPVWNYNEGDWIEVSINGKSLGRSSEPDYVAAWGICDYVLNVTDELSPGMNTVSVTYHNTNGAPYSIVLVAVYNDTTMPQTRFWIAEGNHALSQTSKIDHAEVIFQGDIPEGTTNATLWTMMIAGNEGEIDRLYFNSNLLGEDVGRRKSGAYFDLDRWDVTEFVGTTNNSVFFDRGEETYIHPFNAVLFVEFMEDQGDDYIEIHPMSESKGENLPRAVVMVLVISMIFLVYRVRSKK